One genomic window of Longimicrobiaceae bacterium includes the following:
- the gmk gene encoding guanylate kinase, giving the protein MSPARRGLPCRTFPVVLSAPSGAGKTTIARRLRERRGDVVFSVSATTRAPRRHERNGVDYHFVPVDEFRRMIDAGELAEWAEVHGNYYGTPLANLTRAVERSQFLLLDIDVQGARQIRKVAADAVHVFILPPNGDVLAERLLRRGSEGEEVRQRRLSNACGEVQSAAEFDYVVVNDDLDATVDAVEKILATESHRVQHLPEMGATLERICREIGKHVAPPPGGAREIAQTQERSQ; this is encoded by the coding sequence GTGAGCCCCGCGCGCCGCGGCCTGCCCTGCCGCACCTTCCCCGTGGTGCTCTCGGCCCCCTCGGGCGCCGGCAAGACGACGATCGCGCGGCGCCTCCGCGAGAGGCGCGGCGACGTCGTCTTCTCCGTCTCGGCCACCACGCGCGCGCCGCGCCGCCACGAGCGCAACGGGGTGGACTACCACTTCGTGCCCGTGGACGAGTTCCGGCGGATGATCGACGCGGGCGAGCTGGCGGAGTGGGCGGAGGTGCACGGCAACTACTACGGCACGCCGCTCGCCAACCTGACACGGGCGGTGGAGCGCAGCCAGTTCCTGCTGCTGGACATCGATGTGCAGGGCGCGCGGCAGATCCGGAAGGTGGCGGCCGACGCGGTGCACGTCTTCATCCTCCCGCCCAACGGCGACGTGCTGGCCGAGCGCCTGCTGCGCCGCGGCAGCGAGGGCGAGGAGGTGCGGCAGCGCAGGCTGTCCAACGCGTGCGGCGAGGTGCAGAGCGCGGCGGAGTTCGACTACGTGGTGGTGAACGACGACCTGGACGCCACGGTAGACGCGGTGGAGAAGATCCTCGCCACCGAGTCGCACAGGGTGCAGCACCTGCCGGAGATGGGCGCCACTCTGGAGCGCATCTGCCGGGAGATCGGGAAGCACGTGGCGCCGCCCCCCGGCGGCGCGCGGGAAATCGCACAGACGCAGGAGCGTTCGCAATGA
- the rpoZ gene encoding DNA-directed RNA polymerase subunit omega gives MRVVTPGQAARHTGSKYLGVLVAAKYARNLNDLRRNELMEDPTVSGVPGEVREKLTTIAIEEVAKGTVDYHLTSRRRPEY, from the coding sequence ATGAGAGTCGTGACCCCGGGCCAGGCGGCCCGCCACACCGGAAGCAAGTACCTGGGCGTGCTGGTGGCCGCCAAGTACGCGCGCAACCTGAACGACCTGCGCCGCAACGAGCTGATGGAAGACCCCACCGTGAGCGGCGTCCCCGGCGAGGTCCGCGAGAAGCTGACCACCATCGCCATCGAGGAAGTGGCCAAGGGCACGGTGGACTACCACCTGACGTCGCGCCGCCGGCCCGAGTACTAG
- the coaBC gene encoding bifunctional phosphopantothenoylcysteine decarboxylase/phosphopantothenate--cysteine ligase CoaBC: MPAARGLRRPFEGRRVVLGVTGGIAAYKAVAVARELALAGAAVEAVLTAGALEFVRPLTFEALTGRAAHTSLYPPGQPLTHIHLARDADAVVVAPATANFIARAAAGMADDLLTAVLLATDAPVVVCPAMNDRMYRHPQTQANLRRLAEIGYRIAGPAVGPLAWGEGEGPGRMIEPDEVVAHAGRALEPAGALGGRRVVVTAGPTREAIDPVRFIGNRSSGRMGYEIAAAAWRRGASVLLVTGPSPLAPPPGVEVERVETAEEMRNAVASALPSADVLVMSAAVADFRPADPAERKIKKEDGEIPTIRLEATADVLKATREARPPACVVVGFALETNDAVSNGRRKLEAKGLDLLVVNDATEPGAGFEVATNRVVLLQPGRDDEALPLLHKAEVADRILDRVETLVPPREPAR, translated from the coding sequence GTGCCGGCCGCGCGCGGTCTGCGGCGTCCCTTCGAGGGGCGCCGCGTCGTGTTGGGGGTCACGGGCGGCATCGCGGCGTACAAGGCCGTGGCGGTCGCCCGCGAGCTGGCGCTGGCCGGCGCCGCCGTCGAGGCGGTGCTCACGGCGGGCGCCCTGGAGTTCGTGCGCCCCCTGACGTTCGAGGCGCTCACCGGCCGCGCCGCGCACACCTCGTTGTACCCGCCGGGCCAGCCCCTCACCCACATCCATCTGGCGCGCGACGCCGACGCGGTGGTGGTCGCCCCCGCGACCGCCAACTTTATCGCGCGCGCCGCCGCCGGGATGGCCGACGACCTGCTCACCGCCGTCCTCCTCGCCACCGACGCCCCCGTCGTCGTCTGCCCGGCGATGAACGACCGCATGTACCGCCACCCGCAGACGCAGGCCAACCTGCGCCGCCTGGCGGAGATCGGGTATCGGATCGCCGGGCCCGCCGTCGGGCCGCTCGCGTGGGGCGAGGGTGAGGGGCCGGGGCGGATGATCGAGCCGGACGAGGTCGTCGCGCACGCCGGACGCGCGCTGGAGCCCGCGGGTGCGCTGGGCGGACGGCGCGTGGTCGTCACCGCAGGCCCCACGCGCGAAGCCATCGACCCGGTGCGTTTCATCGGCAACCGCTCGTCCGGCCGGATGGGCTACGAGATCGCCGCCGCCGCATGGCGCCGCGGCGCGAGCGTGCTTCTCGTCACCGGCCCGTCGCCCCTCGCTCCCCCGCCGGGAGTCGAGGTCGAACGTGTCGAGACGGCGGAGGAGATGCGGAACGCCGTCGCCTCGGCTCTTCCATCTGCCGACGTGCTGGTGATGTCCGCCGCCGTGGCGGACTTCCGTCCCGCGGACCCGGCCGAGCGGAAGATCAAGAAGGAGGACGGCGAGATCCCGACCATCCGCCTGGAAGCGACGGCGGACGTGCTCAAGGCGACGCGCGAGGCGCGGCCGCCGGCGTGCGTGGTCGTCGGCTTCGCGCTTGAGACGAACGACGCGGTGAGCAACGGGCGGCGGAAGCTGGAAGCGAAGGGCCTGGACCTGCTCGTCGTGAACGACGCGACGGAGCCGGGCGCGGGGTTCGAGGTCGCCACCAACCGCGTCGTCCTCCTCCAGCCCGGCCGCGACGACGAGGCGCTGCCGCTGCTGCACAAGGCCGAGGTGGCGGACCGCATCCTGGACCGCGTGGAGACGCTGGTGCCGCCGCGGGAGCCCGCGCGTTGA
- a CDS encoding uracil-DNA glycosylase, translated as MTDPRDLLERYVRQRMELGETEVVLDGWTEAELRALLSGSAGSVSGVVPAAPASPSSDVHVGRTAAPSSPERTRPSEARPLERVAVGIAADGTPGAGEMRQAPDAPARGASAEEIVMLPTLDAVRDLALGCPRCRLANSRQHVVFGEGDPAADLMVVGEAPGENEDRTGRPFVGKAGKLLDLLLASVGLPREAVYICNVLKCRPPDNRNPMADEVEACSPYLVRQVDL; from the coding sequence TTGACCGACCCGCGCGACCTGCTGGAGCGCTACGTCCGCCAGCGAATGGAGCTGGGGGAGACGGAGGTCGTGCTCGACGGCTGGACCGAGGCGGAGCTGAGGGCTCTGCTTTCCGGTAGCGCCGGGAGCGTTTCGGGTGTGGTGCCCGCGGCCCCCGCGTCCCCATCTTCCGACGTTCACGTTGGACGCACGGCTGCACCGTCGTCTCCGGAGCGGACGCGTCCCTCCGAAGCTCGGCCGCTGGAGCGCGTGGCGGTAGGCATCGCGGCTGACGGGACGCCCGGGGCCGGGGAGATGCGGCAGGCGCCGGACGCCCCCGCGCGCGGCGCCAGCGCGGAGGAGATCGTGATGCTCCCCACGCTGGACGCGGTGCGCGACCTGGCGCTGGGCTGCCCGCGCTGCCGGCTGGCGAATTCCCGCCAGCACGTCGTCTTCGGCGAGGGCGACCCCGCGGCGGACCTGATGGTGGTGGGCGAGGCACCGGGGGAGAACGAGGACCGCACCGGGCGGCCCTTCGTGGGCAAGGCGGGCAAGCTGCTGGACCTGCTGCTCGCCTCCGTCGGGCTTCCCCGCGAGGCGGTCTACATCTGCAACGTGCTCAAGTGCCGGCCGCCCGACAACCGCAACCCCATGGCGGACGAGGTGGAGGCGTGCAGCCCGTACCTGGTCCGCCAGGTGGACCT